One segment of Setaria viridis chromosome 4, Setaria_viridis_v4.0, whole genome shotgun sequence DNA contains the following:
- the LOC117853898 gene encoding shikimate kinase 2, chloroplastic — translation MEVGASMAMQSRAPGVGVVGAGAGGRRCLFLGREKQARAGSLRVGGGTAGASAVAVRARGTKPVAPLCCVRASRGNESSHNSVDEALLLKRISEKVLFHLNGRCIYLVGMMGSGKSTVGKILAEVLGYSFFDSDKLVEQAVGMPSVAQIFKVHSEAFFRENESSVLRDLSSMRRLVVATGGGAVIRPINWNYMKKGLSVWLDVPLDALAKRIAQVGTASRPLLDQPSDDPYTAAFTKLSMLLEQRGDAYANADARVSLEEIAAKQGHGDASKLTPTDIAIEALLKIGNFVTEDPTSHGQVDSQSRRIQTL, via the exons ATGGAGGTGGGCGCGAGCATGGCCATGCAGTCGCGCGCGCCTGGCGTCGGTGTCgtcggggccggggccggcgggcgcCGGTGCTTGTTCCTCGGCCGGGAGAAGCAGGCCCGGGCGGGGAGCCTGCGGGTTGGAGGAGGAACTGCCGGAGCGTCAGCCGTGGCTGTGCGGGCTCGCGGGACCAAGCCCGTCGCGCCGCTATGCTGCGTCAGGGCATCGCGAG GCAATGAGAGCTCGCATAACTCAGTTGATGAGGCCCTACTGTTAAAG AGGATATCAGAAAAAGTTCTGTTCCACTTGAATGGGCGGTGCATTTACCTAGTTG GAATGATGGGATCTGGAAAGAGCACGGTGGGGAAGATCTTGGCTGAAGTTCTGGGTTATTCATTCTTTGACAGTGATAAGTTGGTAGAACAAGCAGTTGGCATGCCTTCCGTTGCTCAAATATTTAAGGTTCATAGTGAAGCATTTTTCAGAGAGAATGAG AGTAGTGTATTGAGGGACTTGTCCTCAATGCGGCGATTAGTTGTTGCCACTGGAGGGGGCGCTGTTATCAGGCCAATCAACTG gaattACATGAAGAAAGGTCTATCTGTTTGGTTGGATGTGCCTTTGGACGCACTTGCAAAGCGTATTGCTCAAGTGGGGACTGCTTCTCGTCCTCTTCTAGACCAGCCGTCCGATGATCCATACACAGCG GCTTTCACAAAACTGAGCATGCTTTTGGAGCAAAGAGGCGACGCTTATGCAAATGCTGATGCCAGAGTTTCTCTTGAAG AGATTGCAGCTAAGCAGGGCCACGGTGATGCTTCTAAGCTGACACCGACCGATATCGCCATCGAG GCGCTACTCAAGATTGGAAACTTCGTCACTGAAGATCCCACATCCCATGGCCAAGTTGATTCTCAGAGCCGCCGGATACAAACCTTGTAG